From Bacillota bacterium:
TCAGCTGGTGAACACGCATCAATTCGTCACCAATTTCCATAAGCAAGTCCTCTACCTCACGGTCTGACAGCCAAGATGGCATATGGCCGTTAGCGACCATCACCGAAAGTCCCAATTGAAAGACCCGCATCTTCAAAAGCAGACGCTTGCGTTCTGCCAAGGACCAGTTCTGCATCGCATCATCCTCGGCCATAGCTACCACCAATTCATTTTCCAGAGTTTCGTATGAAGCCATGTATTGATTGGGCTGGAGCATCAGTTCCCGAAACAATACCGGGTATTCCCGGGCAAAAGCGAGACTGGCCCTGCCGACATTTGCGAAATAATCGTCTCCCTTCTGCTTTGACACCAGCTCATCTGAGATGGCGAAAACCCTTTGCACTACCGCCGCTATCAAATCATCGATTGTTTCGAAATTGACATAGATTGGCGCCACAGAACTGCCCAGGCGTTTTGCCACATTGCGGGCAGTGACCCCGGAGAATCCTTCTACCTTTGCAATGTCAAAGGCGACGTTAACAATCTCTTGTTTGCTGAACCTGGTTTTCGGTCCCATATTACCCTCCTCAATAAATAACACTAGTTGCATAACGCTAGTTATACAATAACGTTTGTCTTCACATCCGTCAAGGGAAGTTTGCCTTGTAACCACAATGTAATGATAAAAGTTCCTCATTCACAGTTGACAAATCAAGCACCTGCTTATATACTTACATACACAACTATATAACAATATAGGAGGTGATAGTCGGTGGGAGAGTTACAAAGTAACAAACCTATCTTCCTACAGATTAAAGAAAGAATCGAAGACCAGGTCGTCAACGGTCAACTGCAGGAACATGAGCAAATTCCATCAACCACTCAGATGGTACATTTTTACAAGGTAAATCACATTACCATCTCCAAGGGAATCAATTTGTTGGTGGATGAAGGTATTATCTATAAGAAGAGAGGGGTCGGCATGTTTGTGGCTGAAGGAGCAATGGAAAAACTAATAAAAAACCGCAAAGACTCTTTTGCTGATAAATTTGTTCTGCCGATGATT
This genomic window contains:
- a CDS encoding TetR/AcrR family transcriptional regulator translates to MGPKTRFSKQEIVNVAFDIAKVEGFSGVTARNVAKRLGSSVAPIYVNFETIDDLIAAVVQRVFAISDELVSKQKGDDYFANVGRASLAFAREYPVLFRELMLQPNQYMASYETLENELVVAMAEDDAMQNWSLAERKRLLLKMRVFQLGLSVMVANGHMPSWLSDREVEDLLMEIGDELMRVHQLKREESKK
- a CDS encoding GntR family transcriptional regulator, with amino-acid sequence MFLQIKERIEDQVVNGQLQEHEQIPSTTQMVHFYKVNHITISKGINLLVDEGIIYKKRGVGMFVAEGAMEKLIKNRKDSFADKFVLPMIQEARKLGLSDKDVNEIIKSLKESDIDES